The genomic DNA CGCCGAGAAGTGCCGCCGGGCCGCCCGCCGGATGTCCTTCACCACCTGCTCCGCAGGCTTTTTGGCGCTTGAGGGTTTGGGTCTCATCTTCGTTCCTTCGTCACTACGACGAGACCCAAACCCTCCTTAAATCACAACCTCAAATCTGCGCCATTGGTGCTGACGGCGGACAGGTCGGAGCCCAGGCGCATGTCCCATTGATCGAGTAGAACGTCGACACCGTTCGCAACGAGCCGGGTGGCAAGCATCAGCACCCAATCTTTGTGTGCTTGGTCATCGTGGGAGTAAGAGATGAATAGTCGAGGAGCTTCTTGCATCTCGCGAACAGGCCCGATCAGGGCGGCGAGGTCAACACATCAGCATAGCGCGCGCGGGCGCTTCGCTAACCAGTGGCAGGTCATGCACCGGAAGCCGGCATAGAGGGGAGCTGCAATGAACGGCAGATTTGTCCCGATGCCGTTGAAAAAGTCGGTCTTGCAGTCGGGGTGACGGTCTGATTCAGCATCAGCATGCTGAAGGACGCCAAGCGATGATGGGCGAGCGCCGAGTGGCGCAGGAGGCCTTGTTCTACGAATTCAGTCTGGATCGACACGTTCCGGCAGATCATCTGCTACGGGCAATCGACCGGTTCGTGGACCTGTCGGGGATGCGCGAGCACCTGCGCGGCTTTTACAGCGCGATTGGTCGCCCTTCGATCGACCCTGAGCTGATGCTGCGGATGCTGATCGTGGGGTACTGCTTCGGCATCAGGTCGGAGCGCCGCCTGTGCGAAGAGGTGCACCTCAACCTAGCTTACCGCTGGTTCTGCCGCCTGGGTCTCGACGGCGACGTGCCGGATCACTCGACCTTCTCGAAGAACCGGCATGGGCGCTTCCGTGAGAGTGATCTGTTCCGCCAGTTGTTTGAAGCCACCGTGCGGCGCTGCATTGAGGAAGGACTGGTCGGCGGCGACGGCTTCGCTGTCGATGCCAGCCTGATCCGCGCCGAGGCCAACCGGCAGACCTATGTCGAGGGAACGCAGGGGCTTGGCGCTGTTCGGGCAGGGCGTGCCGTCGAGGAGTATCTCGCCGTACTCGACGATGCCGTTTTCGGCGGCGCAACGCCGGTTGATCCCAAACGCGTTTCGCCTGTCGATCCTGCGGCCCGCTATACCCAGGCGCACGGCAACCGCGCCGACTTCTGCTACGCCACCAACTACCTGATCGACGTCGACAATGCGGTGATCGTTGATGTCGAGGCGAGCACGGCGGTGCGCCAGGCCGAGGTGACCGCCGCCAAACGGATGATCGAGCGGGCAGCCGATTGCCATGGTCTATGGCCCCGCAAGCTGATCGGCGACACCGGCTATGGCTCTGCGGGCATGCTCGCCTGGCTCGTCCACGAGCGTGGCATCGAGCCGCATGTGCCCGTCTTCGACAAGTCCGCCAGGAGCGATGGCGCTTTCGAGCGCAGCGACTTCACCTTCGATCACAAGGATGACAGCTATATCTGCCCGGCCGGCAAGCGTCTGCGACCGCGTAACCGCAATTTCACCTCGCCGCGACCGGAGGCCGACCAGGACGGCTTCATCCGCTACCGAGCGCGGCAGCAGGACTGCAGCAACTGCGCGCTCAAGCCACAATGCACACCCATCCTGCCGGCTCGCAAGGTGACCCGCTCCATCCACGAGGGCGCTCGCGATCTCGCTCGGGCCCTGTCGCAGGAAGATGAATGGATCGCCTCACGCCGCGAGCGCAAGAAGGTCGAGATGCTGTTTGCCCACCTGAAGCGCATCATGCGGCTCGACCGGCTGCGATTACGCGGACCCAATGGTGCCCAGGATGAGTTCCACCTCGCCGCTGCCGCCCAGAACCTGCGCAAGCTCGCCAAGATCAGCATCGCCAGGCAGATGGCGATGACATGAGGTCAGGCGACTCTGCTCAGCCGTTTCGATCCGTACCCTCCGCTTCGCCGAGAAGGCGACTTTTTCAACGGTATCTCCCCATTTTTGCCATTCGCGCTACTCAACCAGCGCCTGAATGTATGGCAAGTTTCGACGGGCGCAATTCAGGCTGTGAACGTCCGGTTTGGCGGCGGATGGCGCCGCCAGGCATCGGTTATCGAAGCTAAAGAGCCGGCAGTGATCAGGAAGCCGCACCTCCGCGATGTACCGAGTGGAAGTCTATCGGGCAGGTCACCAGGCTGACGACCAAAAGCCTTAGAAGCAAATGCTTCGGTCGCGGCTTGGGGCGGAAGGCGGCGGCGAGCATGACCAGCGAGCATAGGAGCCAGAAGATCGCGGTGAGCGGCACGGCGTTGCCGGCTTGCTCTCGGTGTCACCGTCCGATCACCTGAAGCCCTAGAACGAATACCCAAGCTTCAAGTACCATTCGCGCGGCCGCGAATAGACCCCATACGTCGATCCGATGAAATTGAGGTCCGAGTATCCCGAGATAATGTAGCGCTTGTCGGTCAGGTTGGTGATTCCACCCGTCACCGACCAGCCTTGGGCAGCATCGAACGTCGCCGACATGTTGAAGACGCTGTAGCCGTCCTGTTTCAGCGAAGGTGTGTTGATCGCGTCCTTGTACGTCGCACTTCGATACGACCAGTCGCCCTGCAGCACCACGCGCCCTGCCTCACCATCGTAAGGCTCAACTGTAATCCCAGCATTTGCTGTCCATTTTGGCGTATTGGCCAGCGCACTGTCCACCGTCACCGGCGCCGCGCGGGCATCCACTTCGCGGTACTCGGCGTCAAGATAACTGACCGCTCCGGTCAGCCGGAAAGCGTCCGTCACAACCAGTTGGGCTTCCGATTCAAAGCCACGGATTCGCGCTTTTCCGGCGTTGCGCACCTTCGGTGCAAACCCGTCATTCACAATGATCTGCAGGTCGCTGTACTTCGTGTCGAATAGGGCGCTGTTCAACCGCAGGTGGCGGTTGAACAGCTCAACCTTCACGCCGATTTCGAGCACACGCGCAAATTCTGGCTCGAACGCAGGTGCTTCCGGCTCGGGCGGGAACACGCGCTGCGTAAAGCCGCCGCTTTTGAAGCCACGCGAGAAGGTGAAATACCCAAGCATGTCGGGCGTAAACTTGTAGTCGAGCGTCACTGACGGCGTGAACTCGTTCGCCGACGTCGTACGCTGCACTGCAGGCATGACGATATCCCCCACCCGCAGCGGCTGTGGTGAACCGGCGGCCATGCTGGTCACCGGGTTCGTCAGGAAGAACGGCGTCGGGAAGCCCGGTGGCAGCGGCGCCTGCGCAGCCGGATGTACGCGCAGCACCTCTTGGTCGGGCGAAAACCGCTTGTCCTCACTTGTATAGCGGCCGCCAAGCGTCAGATTGAGATTGTCAGTCGCATGAAAGATGAACTGAGCAAAGGCCGCATAACTGTCGTTCTTGAC from Novosphingobium sp. KA1 includes the following:
- a CDS encoding toll/interleukin-1 receptor domain-containing protein, giving the protein MQEAPRLFISYSHDDQAHKDWVLMLATRLVANGVDVLLDQWDMRLGSDLSAVSTNGADLRL
- a CDS encoding IS1182-like element ISShsp2 family transposase; the encoded protein is MMGERRVAQEALFYEFSLDRHVPADHLLRAIDRFVDLSGMREHLRGFYSAIGRPSIDPELMLRMLIVGYCFGIRSERRLCEEVHLNLAYRWFCRLGLDGDVPDHSTFSKNRHGRFRESDLFRQLFEATVRRCIEEGLVGGDGFAVDASLIRAEANRQTYVEGTQGLGAVRAGRAVEEYLAVLDDAVFGGATPVDPKRVSPVDPAARYTQAHGNRADFCYATNYLIDVDNAVIVDVEASTAVRQAEVTAAKRMIERAADCHGLWPRKLIGDTGYGSAGMLAWLVHERGIEPHVPVFDKSARSDGAFERSDFTFDHKDDSYICPAGKRLRPRNRNFTSPRPEADQDGFIRYRARQQDCSNCALKPQCTPILPARKVTRSIHEGARDLARALSQEDEWIASRRERKKVEMLFAHLKRIMRLDRLRLRGPNGAQDEFHLAAAAQNLRKLAKISIARQMAMT